In the Scomber japonicus isolate fScoJap1 chromosome 18, fScoJap1.pri, whole genome shotgun sequence genome, one interval contains:
- the LOC128379558 gene encoding transmembrane emp24 domain-containing protein 1-like, which produces MHCARRKMNVSTQLFLLACYTLTVGFTLALGPKQDTEFTFLLPAGSTECFYQTTVRDDSMEVEYQVIAGSGLDVGFAIISPSGHRLTSDFRRSDGIHMVDPTEDGDYRLCFDNSFSKMSEKMVFFKVIINRRSGTGGARDEWADAAVTENMVEYRLEDVRAMMDFVYERLERTRQVQTMLKAFEARDRYLLEDNLWRVSFWSCVNLLVMLAVAAAQIYTLQNLFHDTKRVCT; this is translated from the exons ATGCACTGCGCCCGGAGGAAGATGAATGTTTCTACTCAGCTGTTTTTGCTGGCATGTTATACTCTGACTGTAGGCTTCACTTTGGCTTTGGGGCCAAAGCAGGACACGGAATTTACATTTCTATTACCTGCTGGCAGCACAGAGTGTTTTTACCAAACCACAGTGAGGGACGACAGCATGGAGGTGGAGTACCAG GTGATAGCTGGCTCGGGTCTAGATGTCGGTTTTGCCATTATTTCACCCAGCGGACACCGGCTGACCTCTGACTTCAGGAGATCTGACGGTATCCACAT GGTGGATCCCACAGAGGACGGAGACTACCGGTTGTGTTTTGACAACAGCTTCAGTAAAATGTCAGAGAAGATGGTGTTCtttaaagtgattattaataGACGGAGTGGCACAGGAGGAGCCCGAGACGAGTGGGCAGATGCAGCGGTGACAGAGAACATGGTGGAGTACAGACTGGAGGATGTCAGG GCCATGATGGACTTTGTGTACGAGCGCCTGGAGAGGACTCGTCAGGTACAGACCATGCTGAAGGCCTTTGAGGCGAGGGATCGCTACCTTTTGGAGGATAACCTGTGGCGGGTATCCTTCTGGTCGTGCGTCAACCTACTTGTCATGCTCGCCGTCGCAGCCGCTCAGATTTACACCCTGCAAAACCTCTTCCATGACACCAAGCGGGTCTGCACATAG
- the tnfsf14 gene encoding tumor necrosis factor ligand superfamily member 14, giving the protein MAESGYPSVYVVDTHATRPPVPPRLGKVRRRGGMAQTLLFILVSMALCGIIIEACFIYRLYPKSGTGSATSSKSIAEQDVTPTKSSNPVMLPSKPVAHLTDGQDAVSTQEIVAWSTVADPILYEIDYEDRSLVIQKEGYYYVYSKIFFLDSGAFHHYVNQKTEKYAGRSINLLQSRVYTESHKFSIKSNSYLGGVFYLDKGDAIFVEVSNTSKIMRHKPTENFFGAYMI; this is encoded by the exons ATGGCTGAGAGTGGGTATCCCTCTGTGTATGTGGTGGACACCCATGCCACCCGCCCTCCAGTGCCACCCAGACTAGGCAAGGTGCGACGGCGTGGTGGTATGGCACAGACCCTCCTGTTCATCCTGGTGAGCATGGCGTTGTGCGGCATCATCATAGAGGCCTGTTTCATCTACCGACTCTACCCTAAATCT GGCACTGGGTCAGCAACATCCTCTAAGAGCATTGCAG AACAAGATGTTACCCCCACCAAATCAAGCAATCCTGTCATGCTTCCTTCCAAACCAGTTGCACATCTGACAG atGGACAAGATGCAGTATCTACACAAGAAATTGTGGCATGGAGCACAGTTGCAGACCCCATTCTCTATGAAATAGACTACGAAGACAGAAGTCTTGTCATTCAGAAGGAGGGGTATTACTATGTCTACTCCAAGATTTTCTTCTTAGACAGTGGCGCATTTCACCATTACGTTAATCAGAAAACTGAAAAGTATGCTGGGCGAAGTATTAACCTCCTGCAGTCCAGGGTATACACAGAATCTCACAAGTTTTCCATAAAATCCAACAGTTACCTGGGGGGAGTGTTCTATCTTGACAAGGGTGACGCCATTTTTGTAGAAGTGAGCAACACCTCAAAAATTATGCGACACAAACCCACTGAGAATTTCTTTGGTGCATATATGATATGA